In Hyperolius riggenbachi isolate aHypRig1 chromosome 10, aHypRig1.pri, whole genome shotgun sequence, a genomic segment contains:
- the LOC137535195 gene encoding zinc finger protein ZFP2-like, with amino-acid sequence MMENQLPLTSSDGSSNRNPPDRSVYSKNYTEEHNIYQSKSQINMKVELKDEEETYVREDHKPMEEEDMMRTIKEEHHSYLSNDQQSMDLRVMMVTIKEEEEETYVRGDQQSMEEGDMMRTIKQEGEAYLSDYQQCTDEHENMGTIKDEDFSLNILDGPIGWNISEAHLILCPEDSAENNGVTQYSPGINLIPQNLQHSYNHADESTDPSNPQTSSHKSPCAAKAHPRSLSVDRFSKMSNSEEPSSSKSCSVRNKTEKIFPCSECGKSFQKNSLLIVHQRVHTGERPFPCSECDKSFSQKGKLMVHQRIHTGERPFSCSECGKGFIRTKDLRRHQKRHTDERPFSCSECEKCFIRKYDLLIHQRVHTGDHPFSCAECGKGFNHKGDLITHQRSHRGERPFSCSECEKSFSCKGILLKHQRSHTGERPYPCSECGKCFIRKEHLRIHQKRHTGERPFSCPVCGKGFIQNGDLLTHQRSHTGERPFSCSECGKGFIYKANLLIHERSHKGERPFACPDCGKGFIQKGDLLIHQRRHTGERPYTCVDCGKGFIQKAHLLLHQRRHTGERPFSCLECGKSFVCKAHLLVHQRSHTGERPVPCSE; translated from the exons atgatggagaatcagctgcCCCTCACATCATCGG atggatccagtaacagaaacccaccagacagATCTGTCTATTCCAAGAATTATACAGAGGAACACAACATCTATCAG AGTAAATCACAAATTAATATGAAAGTTGAGttgaaagatgaagaagaaacaTATGTGAGGGAGGATCATAAACCTATGGAGGAGgaggacatgatgaggacaataaaAGAAGAACACCATTCATATCTGAGTAATGATCAGCAGTCCATGGATTTGAGGGTAATGATGGTGACAAtcaaggaggaagaagaagagacatatgtgaggggtgatcaacagtctatggaggaaggtgacatgatgaggacaataaaACAAGAAGGAGAAGCATACCTGAGTGATTATCAGCAATGTACGGATGAGCATGAAAACATGGGGACAATCAAAGATGAGGACTTTTCTTTAAATATTT TGGATGGACCCATAGGCTGGAATATCTCAGAAGCACACCTTATTCTATGTCCAGAAGATAGTGCAGAAAATAATGGTGTCACCCAGTATTCTCCAGGAATAAACCTCATTCCTCAGAATCTACAGCACAGCTATAACCATGCTGATGAATCAACAGATCCTTCTAATCCTCAGACTTCTTCTCATAAATCACCTTGTGCTGCAAAGGCCCATCCGAGATCTCTCAGTgtggacaggttcagcaaaatgtcCAACTCTGAAGAACCTTCTTCCAGTAAATCCTGTAGTGTTAGAAATAAAACCGAGAAGATATTTCCGTGTTCTGAATGTGGAAAATCCTTTCAGAAGAACTCGCTTCTCATAGTCCATCAGAGAGTGCACACTGGCGAACGTCCCTTTCCATGTTCCGAGTGTGACAAATCTTTTTCACAGAAAGGTAAGCTCATGGTCCACCAGAGAATTCACACCGGTGAACGGCCGTTCtcgtgctcagagtgtgggaaaggatttATTCGTACCAAAGACCTACGTCGGCACCAGAAGAGGCACACCGACGAACGGCCTTTTTCTTGCTCGGAGTGTGAAAAGTGCTTCATTCGTAAATATGATCTCCTCATACACCAGCGAGTTCACACGGGTGACCACCCTTtttcatgtgccgagtgtgggaaagggtTCAATCACAAAGGAGACCTCATAACGCACCAGAGGAGTCATAGAGGTGAGCGTcctttttcctgttcagagtgtgagaaaagTTTCAGCTGTAAAGGAATCCTTCTGAAACATCAAAGAAGCCACACTGGTGAGCGGCCTTatccatgttcagagtgtgggaaatgtttcattcgCAAAGAACACCTTCGCATACACCAGAAAAGGCACACTGGGGAGCGTCCTTTTTCTTGTCCAGTGTGCGGGAAAGGTTTCATTCAGAATGGAGACCTTCTTACACACCAGAGAAGCCACACAGGTGAGCGCcctttttcctgttcagagtgtgggaaaggcttcATCTATAAAGCTAACCTTCTTATACATGAGAGAAGTCACAAAGGTGAACGTCCTTTTGCTTGTCCCGACTGTGGGAAGGGCTTCATTCAGAAGGGAGATCTTCTGATTCACCAGAGAAGACACACAGGCGAGCGTCCTTATACGTGTGTAGATTGTGGGAAAGGTTTCATTCAGAAAGCCCACCTTCTTCTGCATCAGAGAAGACACACTGGAGAGCGACCTTTTTCCTGTTTAGAATGTGGGAAATCCTTTGTCTGTAAAGCACACCTTCTTGTGCATCAGAGAAGCCACACGGGTGAACGTCCGGTTCCATGCTCTGAATGA